In Paramicrobacterium humi, the genomic stretch GAACCCGGGAACCGAGTCCTTGAGCGAGAGCCCCATCTCGACGAGCTTGTCGCGAACCTCGTCGACCGACTTCTGGCCGAAGTTGCGGATGTTCATCAGCTGCGTCTCGCTCAGGGCGACGAGCTCGGACACCGTGTTGATGCCCTCGCGCTTGAGGCAGTTGTAGGAACGGACCGACAGGTCGAGGTCCTCGATCGGAACCGAGAGCTCGCTCGAGAGCACGGCCTCTGCGGGGGCCGCGCCGAGCTCGATGCCCTCGGCCTGGTTGTTGAGCTCCTTGGCGAGGCCGAAGAGCTCGACGAGGGTGCTTCCCGCCGAGGCGATCGCGTCGCGCGGCGTGATCGCGGGCTTGGTCTCGACGTCGACCACGAGGCGGTCGAAGTCGGTGCGCTCACCGGCACGAGTCGCCTCGACGCGGTAGGTGACCTTGAGAACGGGCGAGTAGATCGAGTCGATCGGGATCTGCCCAGCCTCGGAGAACTCGTTGCGGTTCTGGTTCGCCGACACGTAGCCGCGGCCGCGCTCGATCGTGAGCTCGAGCTCGAACTTCGCGTTCTCGTTGAGCGTCGCGATGACGAGCTCGGGGTTGTGCACCTCGACACCGGCGGGAGCCGAGATGTCAGCGGCGGTGACCTGGCCGGAGCCGGTCTTGCGCAGGTACGCGGTGATCGGCTCGTCGTGCTCGCTCGAGACGACGAGGCCCTTGATGTTGAGGATGATCTCGGTGACGTCTTCCTTCACACCGGGGATCGTGCTGAACTCGTGCAGCACGCCGTCGATGCGGACGCTCGTGACGGCGGCGCCGGGGATCGACGAGAGAAGGGTGCGGCGAAGCGAGTTGCCGAGGGTGTATCCGAAGCCCGGCTCCAGCGGCTCGATGACGAAGCGGCTGCGGAACTCCGAGATGTTCTCCTCGGCGAGCGTGGGACGCTGTGCAATAAGCACTATGTATTCCTTTCGGCTAAGTGTCCGCTATATGACACTTGCGTTGACGGGATATTGAGTTGTGTTAACCCCGAGAATCGAGCCGGGTGTTCCGGCCCGATCTCGGGTATGAAGTGCTTAGACGCGGCGACGCTTCGGCGGGCGGCATCCGTTGTGCGCCTGCGGCGTGACGTCGTTGATCGATCCGACCTCGAGACCGGCGGCCTGGAGCGAACGGATCGCCGTCTCGCGACCAGAGCCCGGGCCCTTGACGAAGACGTCGACCTTCTTCATGCCGTGCTCCTGCGCCTGGCGCGCGGCCGACTCGGCGGCGAGCTGTGCGGCGAACGGGGTCGACTTGCGCGAGCCCTTGAAGCCGACGCCACCGGAGGACGCCCAGCTGATGACCGCGCCCGAGGGGTCGCTGATCGAGACGATCGTGTTGTTGAACGTCGACTTGATGTGGGCCTGGCCCACGGCGATGTTCTTCTTTTCCTTCTTGCGCGGCTTACGAACGGCCGACTTTGGTGCTGCCATTGGTTATCTCCTGAATCCTTGAGGCGAGGCCGGACCTAGCGGGCCTTCTTCTTGCCGGCCACGGTGCGCTTCGGGCCCTTGCGGGTGCGGGCGTTGGTCTTGGTGCGCTGACCGCGAACCGGGAGACCGCGACGGTGGCGGATGCCCTCGTACGAGCCGATCTCGACCTTGCGGCGGATGTCAGCGGCCACCTCGCGGCGAAGGTCACCCTCCACCTTGAAGTTGCCCTCGATGTAGTCACGAAGTGCGACGAGCTGGTCGTCGGTGAGGTCCTTGACGCGGATGTTCCCGTCAATTCCGGTGTCGGCGAGGGTCTTGAGGGCCCTCGTGCGGCCCACACCGTAGATGTACGTCAGTGCGACTTCCACGCGCTTTTCGCGGGGAATGTCTACGCCGGCGAGACGTGCCATGATGGCTTCTCCTTGGAGTAAGTGGAGGTGTGGAGCAGTTCCGGTGCCAGGGCCTCCGCCCCTGGGTGTCCCCCGTTACGGGTTCTGGAACTGCCGTTTTTCATTTGTGTTGCGTGCGGCGACGTGCGCCGCGTCTGCTAGCCCTGGCGCTGCTTGTGGCGCGGGTTGTTCTTGCAGATGACCATCACGCGTCCGTGCCGACGGATCACCTTGCAGTGATCGCAGATGCGCTTGACGCTGGGGTGGACCTTCATGTTGTTCCTCTGTTCGCTGTCCTCGTGAAGAGCACGGCTCTGCCTTTCGGGCATGGCTGTGCTCAGCCGTTACTTACAGCGCGACTTATTTGTAGCGGTAGACGATCCGGCCGCGGGTGAGGTCGTAAGGGGTCAGCTCCACGATCACGCGGTCCTCGGGGAGGATGCGGATGTAGTGCTGGCGCATCTTGCCCGAGATGTGGGCAAGCACCTTGTGACCGTTGGTCAGCTCAACACGGAACATCGCGTTGGGCAGCGCCTCGATCACAGATCCTTCGATCTCAATGACACCGTCTTTTTTGGCCATAGACTCACTGTCGCTCAGGTTTGTCGCACTGGTCGTGCGTTGGATTTCGGTGCCGGAAGACACGCCGCGCGGCGTGCACAATGCACCAACAGACAATCGTATGTGATAAATGGCCGTTGCGCCAGTTGAGGTTGCGCTGTGCGGTGCGGGTCGAGCCCGGCGGGAATCAGGGCCGCTTGACGGCGGCGACTTCGTCGCGAACCCGGTCGAAGAGCGGATGCCGCGGCTCGAGGCCCGTCACCTGCTCGGTGAACTGCGCCGCATCGAGCTCCTCGAGCAGATCGGCCATCTCCTGGCTCTGCTCGTCCTCCGGGATGTGGAACTGCAGGGCCGCGCCGATCGCCTCGATGAGCGCGTCGCACGAGCCGCCGTTCTCCGCGATCGCGGCGGCCGGTCCGATGAACCGCTCGTGTCTGCTGAGCTTGCGCAGCGGCTGGCGTCCGACGCGCTGCACCGTGTCGGGCAGGTGCGGGTTCGCGAAGCGGGTGAGGATCGTCTCCCGGTAGGCGTCTTGCGTCGCCACGTCGAGACCGTGGGTCTGCACGAGATAGGCGGAGGTCTCCTCGAGCACCCGGCGCACCTTCGCCCCCACGTTGGGGTCGGTGATCGCGTCGGAGATCTTGTCGATGCCCGCGAGGAACCCGAAGTACGCGGTCGAGGCGTGCCCCGTGTTCACGGTGAAGAGCTTCCGCTCGATGTAGGGGGCGAGGTCGTCGACGAAGTGGGCGCCCGTGATGGGCGGCTCGTTCCCGGCGAAGGGTCCGCGCTCGATCGCCCACTCGTAGAACGCCTCGACGGTGACGTCGATGCCCGACGAGGCGTCCTGGGCGGGAACGATGCGGTCGACGGCGGTGTTCGCGAACACGGCCCGCTGCTGCAGCGTCGCCCAGTCGCCGCCCGCGTTCTCGATGATCGACTCGCGCAGCGTGTCGGTCGCTCCGATCGCGTTCTCGCACGCCATGACGGCGACGGGCGCGGCATCCGCCGAGCGGGCGGCGAGCCCCTTGGCGATGACGGGCGCGATGAACCGGAGCACGTTCGGCCCGACCGCCGTGGTGACGACGTCGGCGGTCGCGATCTCCTGCACGACCGCGTCTTCGTTCTCGGCGGAGTTGACGGCGTCGAAGCCGGTGACGACGCGGTCCACGCCGCCCTCACCGACCTCGTGCACCGTGTACCGATCGGCCGCCTTGAGCTGGTCGATCAGCACGGGGTTCACATCGGAGAAGACGACATCGTAGCCGGCGTCGTGCAGCAGCAGGCCGACGAAGCCGCGCCCGATGTTGCCCGCGCCGAAGTGAACAGCCTTCATTCTTCGTTTACCTCCTCGAGAAGCGCGTACAGCGCGTCCGCATCGGGGGCGTCGATGAGCTGCTGCACCGACTCCTCCTCCGAGAACACGATCGCGATCTTCGACAGGATCTCGAGGTGCTCGTTGCCGACCCCGGCGATGCCGACGACGAAGCGGACTTCGTCGCCGTCCCAGTCGATCGGGTTCGTGTAGCGCACGAAGGAGAGCATCGAACGGCTGATCTCGTCCTTCGCCTCGTTCGTCCCGTGCGGGATCGCGAGGAAGTTGCCCATGTACGTCGACACTGTCTTCTCACGATCGCGCATGGCGTCGACGTACGCGTCCGTCACGGCTCCCGCCTGAACCAGCATCCGGCCGGCCTCGGCGATCGCCTCGTCCCGCGTGGTGGCCTCCCCCGAGGCCACCACGTTGTCCTTCGTCAGGATGTCATCGCTCACTCACTGTCCCCCTTGCTCTGCTTCACCCGCTGCACGACCTCGTCGTACTTCGGGCTGTTCATGAAGTTGTCGACCGACACGTGCACGGAGTTCGGCGACTTCTGCCGCGCGCGCTCCGTCAGTTCATTCTGCGTCACGACGAGGTCCGCGTCACCGGTGAGGTTCGCGATCGCCTGGTTCGTGACCTTCACGTCGGTGACCCCCGCCTTCTTGAGCTTGTTCCGCAGCACGGACGCGCCCATCGCGCTCGAGCCCATTCCAGCGTCGCAGGCGAACACGATGTTGTCGATGGGGCCTGCGATCGTCGTCGTCTGCGCTTCGGGCGCTGCGCCTTCGGCGGCGGCGCTGCCCATGGTGCCGAGCACGCTCGACTTCTTGCCCTTGTTCGCCTCGGTCTGCGCGATGGCGGCGCTCAGGTCGCCGGCGTTCTCGCTTGCGAGGTCACGCTTGCGGGACGCCCGCAGGATGACAGCGGAGATGATGAACGACACCGCGGCGGCGCCCACGACCGAGAGGATCACGCCGACGTAGCTGTCAGGCGCCGTCTGGATGAGCACGGCGATGATGCTTCCCGGCGAGGCGGGCGCTCGGAGGCCGGTCTGGAAGGCCGCGTTGATCGCGACGCCCGTCATGCCGCCCGCGATGGCCGCGATGATCAGCATGGGCTTCATGAGCACGTACGGGAAGTAGATCTCGTGGATGCCGCCGAAGAACTGGATGATGATCGCACCGGGTGCGCTCGCCTTCGCCATGCCGACGCCGAAGAACATGAACGCGAGCAGGATGCCGACGCCAGGTCCGGGGTTCGCCTCGATGAGGAACAGGATCGACTTGCCCTGCTGGGCGACCTGGTCGACGCCGAGCGGCGTGAACACGCCGTGGTTGATGGCGTTGTTGAGGAACAGCACCTTGCCGGGCTCGACGAGCAGGCTCGCGAGCGGAAGCAGGTGCATGCCGACGAGCCAGCCGACGGCGGTCTCGAGGATGTGGCTGAGCCACGTGACGACGGGAGCGATGCCGAAGAAGCCCGCGAGGGCGAGCAGGCCGCCGAGGATTCCGGCCGAGAAGTTGTTGACGAGCATCTCGAAGCCGGCCTTGATCTTGCCGTCCCAGATCGCGTCGACCTTCTTCATGAGCCACGCGGCGAGCGGTCCCATGATCATGGCGCCGATGAACATCGGCACGTCGCTGCCGACGATGACGCCCATCGTCGCGATCGCGCCGACGACGCCGCCGCGCGTGTCGTAGACCATCTTGCCGCCCGTGTAGGCGAGCAGCAGCGGCAGCATGTACGTGATCATCGGGCCGACGAGGCCCGTGTACTCGTTGCCCGCCGCGTCGGGGAAGCCCCCGAGCTGAGGAACCGGCGTCCACCCGGTCTGGATGAAGAAGGCGGTGATGAGACCCCAGGCGATGAAGGCGCCGATGTTGGGCATCACCATGCCGGAGAGGAACGTGCCGAAGCGCTGGACGTGGACGCGCGCCCCTCCCGGCTTCGACGGTGCAGACGTCGATGTCATGGTTGTCTCACTTTCTGTGCTGTGTCGGCCGCGTCGCGCACGGCCGACTTTGCCGATGCCGCGTCATCGGCGGCAAGGGCGATCTGGGCAAGGTTCTGTGCCGTTTCGAGGTCGAAGCCGGCGAGGGAGAGTCGGACGTCGAGCAGGGCCGACGGCGACATGGAGAGGCTTGTCGCGCCGAGGCCGACGAGCACGACGGCGAGCAGCGGATCCGCGGCTGCCTCGCCGCAGATGCCGACGGGCTTGCCGAGCTGCGCGCCGGCGCGGCCGACCTCGCCGATGAGGCGGAGCACGGCCGGGTGCCAGGGATCCTGGAAGCTCGCGACGGAGCCGAGCAGCCGGTCCGCGGCGAGCGTGTACTGGGTGAGGTCGTTCGTGCCGATCGACGCGAAGTCGCACGCGGCGAGCGCCTTCTCGGCGAGCAGGGCGACGGAGGGTATCTCGACCATGATTCCCGCCGTCTTGATGCCGAGCTCCCGCGCGAGCTCGACGAAGTACCGGGTCTCCTCGACGCCCGAGACCATGGGCGCCATGACCCACAGGTCCGCATCGGTCTGCGCGTCGGCCTCGGCGAGCGCCGTGAGCTGGTCGCGCAGGATCTCCTCGCGGGCGCGCAGGGCGCGCAAGCCCCGAAGGCCGAGTGCGGGGTTCTCCTCCTCCGCGTTCGAGAGGAACGGCAGGGGCTTGTCGGCGCCCGCGTCGAGCACGCGCACGACGACCTTCTTGCCGGCGAAGGCGGTGAGCAGCCGCACGTAGTGCTCGCGCTGCTGCTCGACGCTCGGCGCGGTGTCTCCCGCGTCGAGGAACAGGAACTCGGTGCGGAACAGGCCAACGCCCTCCGCGCCGAGGGCGACGGCGGCGTCGGCGCCGTCGCTCGAGCCGAGGTTCGCGAGCAGCGGCACGGCCGTGCCGTCGGCCAGCACGCCTGGGCCGGTGGGGCCGGATGCCGCGGCGGAGCGCTCCGCGATGCGCTGCGTCACGTGCGCGGCGAGCTCTGCGGACGGGTCCGTGAGGACGCTTCCGGCGGCGGCATCCACAACGACCGTCGTGCCGTCGGCGATGTCGAGCGCGTTCGCGGTGCCGACGACGGCGACGATGGACTTCTCGCGGGCGAGGATCGCGGTGTGCGAGGTGGGGCCGCCGTCGCTCGTGACGAGCGCGAGCACCTTGTCGAGGTCGAGCAGGGCGGTGTCGGCGGGCGCGAGATCGCGCGCGATGAGCACGAACGGCTCGGCGGGCTGCGGGACGCCGGGAGCGGGAACGCCGGCGAGGTCGGCGATGACGCGCTGCGACACGTCGTCGAGGTCGGCGGCGCGTTCGCCGAGGTAGCCGCCCATGGCCGCGAGCTGGTCGCGGAAGGAGGCGAACGCCTCGAACACGGCCCGCTCGGCGGTCTTCCCGTCGCTGATGCCCGCGGTCACGAGTTCGACGAGGGAGGGGTCCTCGGCCATCATGGCCTGCGCCTCGAGCACGTCCTTCGCGGTTCCGCCGGCGGAGGCGCCGCGCTTCTCGAGCTCACGCGCGACGGCGGCCATCGACGCGGCGGCGCGCGCCGACTCCTCGTCGGTGCCGCGCGAGCTGCGCTCATCGCGCGGCTCCGGCAGCGGGTCGGGCATGCGGATCGTCTGCCCGATGGCGACGCCCTGCCCGATTCCTGTTCCCGTGTACTCCATCAGCGACCTCCTCGTTTGCTCGAGGCCGCCCCGCGCATCGGGCGGTCAGGCCTCGTCGTGATCGGTGACGAGCAGCTCCTCGAGCTCGCCCATGACCTTCTCGTCGTCGCCGCCCTCGACTGTGAGCGTGACTTCGTCGCCGAAGTCGACGCCGAGGGAGATGACTCCGAGAATGCTCGCCGCGTTGACGGCCTTGTCGCCCTTGCGGATCGTGACCGTGGCGCCGGAGCCGGCTGCCGCCTGCGTGAAGAGCTTGGCCGGGCGAGCGTGCAGTCCGTGCGACGATCCGATCCGAATTGTGCG encodes the following:
- the infA gene encoding translation initiation factor IF-1 codes for the protein MAKKDGVIEIEGSVIEALPNAMFRVELTNGHKVLAHISGKMRQHYIRILPEDRVIVELTPYDLTRGRIVYRYK
- the rpmJ gene encoding 50S ribosomal protein L36 gives rise to the protein MKVHPSVKRICDHCKVIRRHGRVMVICKNNPRHKQRQG
- a CDS encoding DNA-directed RNA polymerase subunit alpha, producing the protein MLIAQRPTLAEENISEFRSRFVIEPLEPGFGYTLGNSLRRTLLSSIPGAAVTSVRIDGVLHEFSTIPGVKEDVTEIILNIKGLVVSSEHDEPITAYLRKTGSGQVTAADISAPAGVEVHNPELVIATLNENAKFELELTIERGRGYVSANQNRNEFSEAGQIPIDSIYSPVLKVTYRVEATRAGERTDFDRLVVDVETKPAITPRDAIASAGSTLVELFGLAKELNNQAEGIELGAAPAEAVLSSELSVPIEDLDLSVRSYNCLKREGINTVSELVALSETQLMNIRNFGQKSVDEVRDKLVEMGLSLKDSVPGFDGAHFYSGYEDENN
- a CDS encoding mannitol-1-phosphate 5-dehydrogenase, coding for MKAVHFGAGNIGRGFVGLLLHDAGYDVVFSDVNPVLIDQLKAADRYTVHEVGEGGVDRVVTGFDAVNSAENEDAVVQEIATADVVTTAVGPNVLRFIAPVIAKGLAARSADAAPVAVMACENAIGATDTLRESIIENAGGDWATLQQRAVFANTAVDRIVPAQDASSGIDVTVEAFYEWAIERGPFAGNEPPITGAHFVDDLAPYIERKLFTVNTGHASTAYFGFLAGIDKISDAITDPNVGAKVRRVLEETSAYLVQTHGLDVATQDAYRETILTRFANPHLPDTVQRVGRQPLRKLSRHERFIGPAAAIAENGGSCDALIEAIGAALQFHIPEDEQSQEMADLLEELDAAQFTEQVTGLEPRHPLFDRVRDEVAAVKRP
- a CDS encoding PTS sugar transporter subunit IIA, coding for MSDDILTKDNVVASGEATTRDEAIAEAGRMLVQAGAVTDAYVDAMRDREKTVSTYMGNFLAIPHGTNEAKDEISRSMLSFVRYTNPIDWDGDEVRFVVGIAGVGNEHLEILSKIAIVFSEEESVQQLIDAPDADALYALLEEVNEE
- a CDS encoding HPr family phosphocarrier protein, which produces MAERTIRIGSSHGLHARPAKLFTQAAAGSGATVTIRKGDKAVNAASILGVISLGVDFGDEVTLTVEGGDDEKVMGELEELLVTDHDEA
- the ptsP gene encoding phosphoenolpyruvate--protein phosphotransferase, encoding MEYTGTGIGQGVAIGQTIRMPDPLPEPRDERSSRGTDEESARAAASMAAVARELEKRGASAGGTAKDVLEAQAMMAEDPSLVELVTAGISDGKTAERAVFEAFASFRDQLAAMGGYLGERAADLDDVSQRVIADLAGVPAPGVPQPAEPFVLIARDLAPADTALLDLDKVLALVTSDGGPTSHTAILAREKSIVAVVGTANALDIADGTTVVVDAAAGSVLTDPSAELAAHVTQRIAERSAAASGPTGPGVLADGTAVPLLANLGSSDGADAAVALGAEGVGLFRTEFLFLDAGDTAPSVEQQREHYVRLLTAFAGKKVVVRVLDAGADKPLPFLSNAEEENPALGLRGLRALRAREEILRDQLTALAEADAQTDADLWVMAPMVSGVEETRYFVELARELGIKTAGIMVEIPSVALLAEKALAACDFASIGTNDLTQYTLAADRLLGSVASFQDPWHPAVLRLIGEVGRAGAQLGKPVGICGEAAADPLLAVVLVGLGATSLSMSPSALLDVRLSLAGFDLETAQNLAQIALAADDAASAKSAVRDAADTAQKVRQP
- the rpsK gene encoding 30S ribosomal protein S11 — its product is MAAPKSAVRKPRKKEKKNIAVGQAHIKSTFNNTIVSISDPSGAVISWASSGGVGFKGSRKSTPFAAQLAAESAARQAQEHGMKKVDVFVKGPGSGRETAIRSLQAAGLEVGSINDVTPQAHNGCRPPKRRRV
- the rpsM gene encoding 30S ribosomal protein S13, translating into MARLAGVDIPREKRVEVALTYIYGVGRTRALKTLADTGIDGNIRVKDLTDDQLVALRDYIEGNFKVEGDLRREVAADIRRKVEIGSYEGIRHRRGLPVRGQRTKTNARTRKGPKRTVAGKKKAR
- a CDS encoding PTS mannitol transporter subunit IICB produces the protein MTSTSAPSKPGGARVHVQRFGTFLSGMVMPNIGAFIAWGLITAFFIQTGWTPVPQLGGFPDAAGNEYTGLVGPMITYMLPLLLAYTGGKMVYDTRGGVVGAIATMGVIVGSDVPMFIGAMIMGPLAAWLMKKVDAIWDGKIKAGFEMLVNNFSAGILGGLLALAGFFGIAPVVTWLSHILETAVGWLVGMHLLPLASLLVEPGKVLFLNNAINHGVFTPLGVDQVAQQGKSILFLIEANPGPGVGILLAFMFFGVGMAKASAPGAIIIQFFGGIHEIYFPYVLMKPMLIIAAIAGGMTGVAINAAFQTGLRAPASPGSIIAVLIQTAPDSYVGVILSVVGAAAVSFIISAVILRASRKRDLASENAGDLSAAIAQTEANKGKKSSVLGTMGSAAAEGAAPEAQTTTIAGPIDNIVFACDAGMGSSAMGASVLRNKLKKAGVTDVKVTNQAIANLTGDADLVVTQNELTERARQKSPNSVHVSVDNFMNSPKYDEVVQRVKQSKGDSE